In one Salvelinus fontinalis isolate EN_2023a chromosome 16, ASM2944872v1, whole genome shotgun sequence genomic region, the following are encoded:
- the LOC129813287 gene encoding enhancer of rudimentary homolog, producing MSHTILLVQPTKRPEGRTYADYESVNECMEGVCKMYEEHLKRMNPNSPSITYDISQLFDFIDDLADLSCLVYRADTQTYQPYNKDWIKEKIYVLLRRQAQQAGK from the exons tctCACACGATCCTGTTGGTCCAGCCCACCAAGAGGCCAGAGGGACGGACGTATGCCGATTATGAATCGGTCAACGAGTGCATGGAAG GTGTGTGTAAGATGTACGAGGAACACCTAAAGAGAATGAACCCAAACAGTCCATCCATCACCTATGACATCAGTCAACTGTTTGACTTCATCGATGACCTGGCTGACCTCAGCTGCTTGGT gTACCGCGCGGACACGCAGACGTACCAGCCGTACAACAAGGACTGGATCAAGGAGAAGATTTACGTGCTGCTGCGGCGTCAGGCCCAACAGGCTGGGAAATGA